The stretch of DNA TGGTAGTTTGGGCAGAGTCTCTTTTTGCAGCACCTGTTGTCTACCATAATTACAGAGGACATTTCCATGTTCTAGCCAAGTATACTATTAGAATAAAAAAACTTAACATTGAGTTGCTTCAACAGCATGAAACTGAGTCCAAAAGACCAAATGAACAAACACATTAAtctctgattatttattttaaatagaatatttaattgTGTAAGATCTAATAGTATCATTATACTTAAGCAATCATATTCCTGATGATCTATGGGAAATaactattatttaattaatattgaaACCAGGTTTTAAGATGTGTTAGCCAGTCCTGTTACTAGTAAATCTCTTTATTTGGAGAGAAATTTTAGATTGTTTTGTTCTCCTTATTAGAAGgattgtagaaagaaaaaaatgactaattGGAGAAAAATTGGGGATATATCATATTTCACTGAATTCAAAATGTCTTCAGTTGTAAATCTTACCATTATTTTACGTACCTCTAAGAAATAAAAGTGCTTCTAATTAAAATATGATGTCATTAATTATGAAATACTTCTTGAtaacagaagttttaaaatagcCATCTTAGAATCAGTGAAATATGGTAATGTATTATTTTCCTCCTTTGAGTTAGGtcttgtgcttttttttcctGGCCACTAAATTTCACAAtttccaaaaagcaaaataaacatattctgaatatttttgctGTGAAACACTTGACAGCAGAGCTTTCCACCATGAAAAGAAGCTTCATGAGTCACACATTACATCTTTGGGTTGATTGAATGCCACTGAAACATTCTAGTAGCCTGGAGAAGTTGACCTACCTGTGGAGATGCCTGCCATTAAATGGCATCCTGATGGCTTAATACACATCACTCTTCTGTGAAGGGTTTTAATTTTCAACACAGCTTACTCTGTAGCATCATGTTTACATTGTATGTATAAAGATTATACAAAGGTGCAATTGtgtatttcttccttaaaatgtATCAGTATAGGATTTAGAATCTCCATGTTGAAACTCTAAatgcatagaaataaaaataataaaaaatttttcattttggctTTTCAGCCTAGtattaaaactgataaaagcAAAGCCATGCACAAAACTACCTCCCTAGAGAAAGGCTAGTCCCTTTTCTTCCCCATTCATTTCATTATGAACATAGTAGAAAACAGCATATTCTTatcaaatttgatgaaaagcGCCAACACGTTTGAACTGAAATACGACTTGTCATGTGAACTGTACCGAATGTCTACGTATTCCACTTTTCCTGCTGGGGTTCCTGTCTCAGAAAGGAGTCTTGCTCGTGCTGGTTTCTATTACACTGGTGTGAATGACAAGGTCAAATGCTTCTGTTGTGGCCTGATGCTGGATAACTGGAAAAGAGGAGACAGTCCTACTGAAAAGCATAAAAAGTTGTATCCTAGCTGCAGATTCGTTCAGAGTCTAAATTCCGTTAACAACTTGGAAGCTACCTCTCAGCCTACTTTTCCTTCTTCAGTAACAAATTCCACACACTCATTACTTCCGGGTACAGAAAACAGTGGATATTTCCGTGGCTCTTATTCAAACTCTCCATCAAATCCTGTAAACTCCAGAGCAAATCAAgatttttctgccttgatgaGAAGTTCCTACCACTGTGCAATGAATAACGAAAATGCCAGATTACTTACTTTTCAGACATGGCCATTGACTTTTCTGTCGCCAACAGATCTGGCAAAAGCAGGCTTTTACTACATAGGACCTGGAGACAGAGTGGCTTGCtttgcctgtggtggaaaattGAGCAATTGGGAACCGAAGGATAATGCTATGTCAGAACACCTGAGACATTTTCCCAAATGCCCATTTATAGAAAATCAGCTTCAAGACACTTCAAGATACACAGTTTCTAATCTGAGCATGCAGACACATGCAGCCCGCTTTAAAACATTCTTTAACTGGCCCTCTAGTGTTCTAGTTAATCCTGAGCAGCTTGCAAGTGCGGGTTTTTATTATGTGGGTAAGAAACTGAatctgctaattaaaaaaaatatatttcattttatacattttagtggGCAAATTATGTGTATTCATAAGTTTTggtctaaaattaattttaggtaACAGTGATGATGTCAAATGCTTTTGCTGTGATGGTGGACTCAGGTGTTGGGAATCTGGAGATGATCCATGGGTTCAACATGCCAAGTGGTTTCCAAGGTAAttgttttgaaattctctttgcAAATTCTTGTGATTATCATGAGATTGCTTATATGTGTTCACCTGAAATCAGTTGTTACTTTACTCTgttccaaatatatatttgtgaataaGTTTAGGATGGATTACTTAGTAAAATACTTACTTAAAAAGTTTCGATGGACTTAAGACAACGAAGAAATAGATTTGgggatttttgtttaatttttaaagaaatatatatatatttaaataatacatgCTCATTATAAAAACAA from Homo sapiens chromosome 11, GRCh38.p14 Primary Assembly encodes:
- the BIRC3 gene encoding baculoviral IAP repeat-containing protein 3 yields the protein MNIVENSIFLSNLMKSANTFELKYDLSCELYRMSTYSTFPAGVPVSERSLARAGFYYTGVNDKVKCFCCGLMLDNWKRGDSPTEKHKKLYPSCRFVQSLNSVNNLEATSQPTFPSSVTNSTHSLLPGTENSGYFRGSYSNSPSNPVNSRANQDFSALMRSSYHCAMNNENARLLTFQTWPLTFLSPTDLAKAGFYYIGPGDRVACFACGGKLSNWEPKDNAMSEHLRHFPKCPFIENQLQDTSRYTVSNLSMQTHAARFKTFFNWPSSVLVNPEQLASAGFYYVGNSDDVKCFCCDGGLRCWESGDDPWVQHAKWFPRCEYLIRIKGQEFIRQVQASYPHLLEQLLSTSDSPGDENAESSIIHFEPGEDHSEDAIMMNTPVINAAVEMGFSRSLVKQTVQRKILATGENYRLVNDLVLDLLNAEDEIREEERERATEEKESNDLLLIRKNRMALFQHLTCVIPILDSLLTAGIINEQEHDVIKQKTQTSLQARELIDTILVKGNIAATVFRNSLQEAEAVLYEHLFVQQDIKYIPTEDVSDLPVEEQLRRLQEERTCKVCMDKEVSIVFIPCGHLVVCKDCAPSLRKCPICRSTIKGTVRTFLS